In a single window of the Paramisgurnus dabryanus chromosome 23, PD_genome_1.1, whole genome shotgun sequence genome:
- the LOC135764927 gene encoding phosphatidylinositol N-acetylglucosaminyltransferase subunit Y: MFFSLSTLTVLVPLISLTGLFYSASVDENFPQGCTSTNSLCFYSLLLPVTIPVYVFFYLWKWMGIKLFRHN; the protein is encoded by the coding sequence ATGTTTTTCTCCTTATCCACATTGACTGTTCTTGTGCCACTAATATCCCTGACCGGACTGTTTTACTCGGCGAGCGTGGATGAAAACTTTCCCCAAGGATGCACGAGTACAAACAGCTTGTGCTTTTATAGCCTGCTGTTGCCTGTGACAATTCCCGTCTATGTTTTCTTTTACCTTTGGAAGTGGATGGGTATCAAGCTGTTCAGACACAATTAG